DNA sequence from the Ramlibacter agri genome:
CGTCGGCCAGAGCGCGCGCTCGGCGATCGGCGGCGACTACCAGCAGGAGGTGGACCTGCAGTCGCTGTTCAAGGACGTCGCGCACGAGTACGTGCACACCTGCATGGTGCCGGAGCAGGTGCGCCACCTGGTCGACCGCGCAATGCGCATCGCGCACGAGCACCGCACCGTGGTCTGCCTGATCTTCCCCAACGACGTGCAGGAACTGCCGGCGGTGGAGCAGCCGCCGCGGGAGCACAACACCGTGCACACCGGCATCGGGCGCACCTTCCGCGCGACGGTGCCCGCGGTGGACGACCTGCAGGCCGCGGCCGACCTGCTGAATGCCGGCGGCAAGGTCGCCATCCTCGCCGGCGCCGGCGCGCTGCACGCCACCGACGAATTGATCCAGGTCGCGGAGTTGCTGGGCGCCGGCGCGGCCAAGGCCTTGCTGGGCAAGGCGGCGCTGCCGGACGACCTGCCCTGGGTCACCGGTTCCATCGGCCTGCTCGGCACGCAACCGAGCTGGGAGCTGATGACCCAGTGCGACACGCTGCTGATGGTGGGCACCGCCTTCCCGTACTCGGAGTTCCTGCCCGAGGAAGGCAAGGCGCGCGCGGTGCAGATCGACCGCGACGCGCGCATGGTGGGCCTGCGCTACCCGACCGACGTGAACCTGGTGGGCGACAGCCGCGCCACCTTGCAGGCCTTGATCCCGCTGCTGAAGCGCAAGGACGACCGCGCGTGGCAGCAGTCCGTCGAGGAGTCGGTGCGCAAGTGGTGGGCCGTCATGGAAGCGCGCGCGCAGGACGACGCCACGCCGCTGAACCCGCAGCGCTTCTTCTGGGAGCTGTCACCGCGCTTGCCGGACAACTGCATCCTCAGCTGCGACTCGGGCACTTCGGCCTTCTGGTATGCGCGCGACCTGAAGATGCGGCGCGGCATGATGGCCTCGCTCTCGGGCGGCCTCGCCACGATGGGACCGTCCGTGCCCTATGCGCTGGCGGCGAAGCTGGCGTATCCGGACCGGCCGGTGCTGGGCATCTCGGGCGACGGCGCCATGCAGATGATCGGCATCAACGGCCTGATCACGATTTCCGAGCGCTGGAAGGACTGGGCGGACAAGCGCCTGGTGATCGTGGTCCTGAACAACAACGACCTGAACATGGTGACGTGGGAGCAGCGCGTGCTGGCCGGCGAGCGCCGCTTCGATGCGTCGCAGCTGCTGCCCGCCTTCCCTTACGCCGACTACGCGCGCTCGCTGGGCATGGGCGGCATCAAGGTGGAGTCGACCGGGCAGATCGTGCCGGCGATCGAACAGGCCTGGGCCTCCGACCGGCCCGTGCTGCTGCAGGTGGTGGCGGACCCCGACGTGCCGCCGATGCCGCCGCACGTGAGCGCCAAGCAGGTGAAGCACTTCATGAAGGCGCTGCTGCAGCGCGACCCCGAATCCATGAAGATCATTCGCGAGACGGCGCGCGAATGGTGGGAAGGCGTGAAGAAATGAAAAAGGCCGGGGTCGCAACCCCGGCCTTCCTGCCTGCGCTACCGCTTACGAATTGCCCAGGATCAACTGCGCGATGATGCCGGTGGCGATGGCCGCCAGCACGTAGTCGTTGCCGACCTGCACCCAGTGGTAGCCGCGGGGCGGCGGGGCCAGGTGGTGGGCGTGCCAGTTGTCCACGACGTACTGGCGGTCGCGGTACTGCGCCGGCACGTGGCCGCCGCGGTGCCACTCGGGGCCGCGGGCGCCGTAGTAGTAGTGGTCGTTGCGGTCGCGCCCCTGGTCGTGGCGGTCATCGTGGCGCTGGTCCTGGCGGCCGCGGTCATGGTTGTCGCGGTCGCGGTTGTCGCGGTCGTGGCCCTGCGCGAAGCTCAGGGAACCGAAGCCCATGGCGGCGGCGGCCACCAGGCAGACGATCTTCTTGGATTGCATGCGAACTCCTTGTTTGAGTGATGTTCCTATCGTGCCGCAGTTCGGCAGGCGGAGTGAGTCGATGAGGCAAAAGAGTATGGCGAGATGTACAAAGCGGCGAAGTCGTCCGACACGGGCGCGGCGCCAGGGCTGACCCATGCATACTTCTTCCATGCCCGAATTCACCCTCCGCCGCGCCACCGCGGCCGATGCCGATGTGCTTGCTGCCTTCAACATCGCGATGGCGCACGAAACCGAAGGCAAGCGCCTGCTTCCCGCCGTCATCGGCGCCGGCGTGCGGCGCATGCTGGCCGAGCCGGCGCTGGGCTTCTATCTCGTGGCGCAAGCGCAGGGCGAGGTGGTCGGCGGCCTGATGGTCACCACCGAATTGAGCGACTGGCGCAACGGCCGCTTCTGGTGGATCCAGAGCGTGTACGTGCAGCCGGCCTGGCGCCGCCGCGGCGTGTTCCGCGCGCTGTATGCGCACCTGGGCGAGCTGGCCACGCGCGAGCCGGACGTCTGCGGCTTCCGCCTGTACGTGGAGCGCGAGAACGCGAACGCGCAGGCCACCTACCGCTCGCTGGGCATGGAAGGCACGGACTACCTGCTGTTCGAACAGCTGAAGGCCGGCGTGGTCTACCTGGAAGGGCAGGCCGTCAAAGGATGAAGGGCTTGCGGTACGCCGTGTTGCGCTTCACTTCGCGGAAGCCGCAATCGGCGTAGATGCGGCTGGCGCCGTCGGCGTTCTCGCTGTCCACGCCCAGCTCCGAATCGCGCATGCCGGCGTCGCGCTGCGCCCGCAGCGCGCGCACGACCAGCGCCCGCGCCAGGCCGCGGCGCCGCCAGCGTTCGCCCACGCTGATGAACTCGGTCCAGCCGCGCTGGCGGCCGAACTTGCGGTTGTACTCGGCGTCGATGAAGGTCTTGACCTGGCCCGCCACTTCGCCGGTCTGCGTGTCCCAGGCGATTTGCCACAGGTGCGGCTGGAAGGTGGGCAAGGTGAGCCAGGTCTCGTAGTCGCCCGGCATCGGCCCGCGGAAGCCCCACACGCCGCGCAGCGCCTCCATGTGGGCGTCCCAGATCGCGCGGTGGTGCTCCGGCTGCACGGCGCGCACTTCCAGGCCCGGTGGCAGCGGGAAATCGGGGATGGCTTCCAGGTCGGGCCGCACCATCGCCAGGAACTGGCGCACCGGTGCATAGCCGGCCCGGCGCAGCAACTGCGCGCGCGCAGTTTCGCCCTGCGTCACGAAGGAGTGGTGCGCGAAGCCGCTCGCCCGCGGATGCGCGGCCGCCACTGTGCGCTGGCGCTGCTCCAGCCAGGCGAGCAGCGCCCGGCCGATGCCGCTGCGGCGCTGCGCCGGCGGCACGAAACCGAGCTGGCCGAACAGCATCACGCCATCCGGCTGCGTCCAGTGCATGCTGCGCGCATAGCCCACGAGCTCGCCGCCGCGTTCGGCCATCACGACGTCGCGCGCCGGGTCGCTGTCCCGCAGCGCCGCGTAGTCGCGGGCCATGTCCTCCACGGTGCGGATGATGTCCAGGCCGTCGGCGGCGAAGCAGGCGTTGGCGGCCACGACCATGCGCGGGAAGTCCTCCGCGCCGGCAAAGGGACGCAGCCGCAGGCCGGCGGCGGCTGCGAGAACATCGACGTCTTGCATGCGGGCATTCTGCCCGGGCGGCGCTCTTCCTGCCGGCGGCTCACCAGCGGTCGCGGATGCGGCCGTAGGCGTATTCGCCGAACAGGCGCTGCGCCACCGGCGTGAAGTAGATGCGGTCGGCGAAGAGGTACACCGAGGGGTCGATGCCGCTGGCCAGCGTGTCGCTGGTGCACAGGCTGGAGTTGACCTGGCTGATGCCGGTGCCGATGCCGGCGCCGCTGTCGACGGAGGTGCAGACCACGCCGGTGGCGTTGTCCAGGCTGTAGGTCGTGGGCGAGGCCACCACCAGGTTGAAGTAGTAGGCCGCGTCGACGTACAGCACGTTCTCCCCGAGGTCGGCTACCGACACCAGGAACTGCGAGTTGAACTGGGTGCTGGCGCTCTCCAGCAGCGAAGCCTGGTCCAGTTGCACCGCCCAGGCCGACTTGCCCAGGTCGTAGGGGCCGACCACGACGATGTGTTCGGCGCCCGCTGCGAGCAGGCGCCGTACCTGCGTGCCGAGGTCGACGCCGGCCTGCGCGAGGTTGGCGAGCATCTGGGCCTGCGTCTCGCTGCCGCTGAAGTAGGCCTGCGCTTCCGCGATGACGTCGCCGGTGCCGGCGGCCAGCACCACCAGGTCGGTGTCGGTGGGGGCGCCGGAAGCCAGGAAGGTGTCCACCTGCTGCTTCACCGTGGGGTGGCCGCTGCTGCCGGCGGCGTCGGGCAGCGTGTTCACGCGCGCATTGCCGGTGGCGTACGACAAGCCGCCGCTGGCGGAAGTGGCCAGCGCGTTGCCGTATTCGCCGGCCAGCGTGAGCGTCCAGTTGTTCACGGTGCCGTCGTTGATGGTGTAGCGGCCGCCGGCCTGGCCGATGTCGGCAAAGCCGTCGCCGAAGACGATGATGCGCGTCGGGTCCAGCTGCGAATCCACGCTGCCGCCGCCGCAGGAAGCGAGCAGCAGTGCGATGCTGGCTGCCAGCGCGGGAAGAAGAGTCGTTCTCATGCAGCCAGCTTGGCGCGCCATCTGGCAGAAATCGCGCAGGCCGCTCCCACATGCCTCCACAAAGCGCTGCCACGCTGGCGCGCCCATGAGATTCCTGAAGTCCCGCCTGGCCGCAGCCTTGCTGCTGGCCGCCGCGCCGCTGCATGCCGCGGAGCCCGTCACGCTGAACCTGGTCGATGCCGACATCGCCGGGGCTGCCCGCACGCTGGCCACCATCACCCATCGCAACATCGTCGTCGACCCGCGCGTGAAGGGAACGATCACGCTGGCCACCGATTCGCCGGTGCCGCCCGCGGTGGCGTTCGACCAGTTCGTCGCCACCCTGCGCGCGGCCGGCTATGCCGTGGTCGATGCTGGCGGCCTGCTGAAGATCGTGCCCGAAGCAGAGGCCAGGCTGCAGGCCGGACCCGTGGCCGTGGAAGGCGGCGCCGGTGGCTCGCAGATTGCCACCCAGATCTTCCGTCTGAACTACGAGAGCGCCGCCAACCTGGTGCCGGTGCTGCGGCCGCTGATCAGCCCGAACAACACGGTGAACATCAACGCCGGCAGCAACGCGCTGGTCATCACCGACTATGCGGACAACCTGCAGCGCCTGGGCCGCATCATCGCGGCGCTGGACGTGCCGCATGCGACGGGCGTGGAGGTGATCCGGCTGCAGCATGCGCTGGCGCCGGACCTGGCGCCCGTCGTGCAGAAGCTGCTGGACGCCGCGGGCGACGGCGCGGGCCTGCCGGCGCAGGGCCAGCAGGCAGCGGACGGCCTGGCGCGCAGCACGGTGGTGGCGGAGCCGCGCAGCAATGCCTTGCTGGCGCGCGCGGCCAACCCCGCGCGGCTCGCGCTGCTGCGCACGCTGGTGGGCGAACTGGACCAGCCGGATGCCGGCGCGGCCACCGGCAACATCCACGTGGTCTACCTGCGCAATGCGGAGGCGGCGCGGCTGGCGACGGTGCTGCGGGCAGCGCTGGCGAGCAGCGCTGGAACAGGGGCGGCGGCCAGCACGCAAGCCGCGTCCTCATCGCCTGCGCCCACGTCGGCGAGCAGCGCGAGTTCGGCGAGCACGAGTTCCAGCAGCGGTTCATCCACCGCCTCGACGACCGCGGTGCAAGCCGCGGCCCAGCCGTCCACGGGCGGGCAGATCCAGGCCGACCCCGCGACCAACGCTCTCATCATCAGCGCGCCGGACCCGCAGTACCGCCAGCTGCGTGCCGTGATCGACCAGCTCGATGGCCGGCGGGCGCAGGTGCTGGTGGAGAGCGTGATCGTGGAGGTCGAGGCCGACAAGGCGGCGGAGTTCAGCGTGCAATGGCAGAACCTGCTGGGCACGAAGAGCAGCAGCGTCGTCGGTTATGTGGGGACGAACTACGGCACGGGCGGCACCAACATCATCAGCCTCAACATGACCGATGGCAGCACGCTGCCGTCGACCGGCTTCAACTTCGGCATAGGCAAGAAGGTGGGCGACACCTACCTGCTGGGGCTGCTGGCGCGCTTCTTCGAGAGCACCGGCGACTCCAACGTGCTGTCCACGCCCAGCCTGCTGACGCTGGACAACGAGGAGGCCAAGATCGTGGTGGGCCAGAACGTGCCCTTCGTCACCGGGACTTACACGACGAACAGCACTTCCAGCAGCAACCCTTTCCAGACGGTCGAACGCAAGGACGTGGGCCTGACCCTGCGCGTCAGGCCGCAGATCAGCGAGAACGGCACGATCCGCATGACGGTGTACCAGGAGGTGTCGAGCGTCGATGCCTCCACCACCAGCAACAGCAACGGCCCGACCACCAACAAGCGCACCATCGAATCGACCGTGCTGGTGGAGGACGGCGGCATCGTGGTGCTGGGCGGACTGCTGCAGGACCAGTTTGCCGGCAGCCAGGAGAAGGTGCCGGGCCTGAGTTCGGTGCCGGTGCTGGGCAACCTGTTCCGCGCCGAAACACGCAGCCGCAAGAAGACCAACCTGATGGTGTTCCTGCGGCCGGTCGTCGTGCGCGACGCCGCGCAGGCCAGGGCGCTGTCGCTGGATCGCTACGACATGATGCGGGCGCAGCAGCAGGGCGCGCAACCGGTTCCGAGCAAGCTGACGCCGGTGGAGGGGGCGCCGGTGTTGCCTTGAGCCTGCGCCAGGGATCGACTCTTCGTACCCGGCGCCCTGCGGCACCCATAATGGCCGCGATGAATCCACCCACGAAGCGATGAGGCCTGGCCCGTCCGGTTTCCACGTGATCACCGGCGCATCCGGCGCCGGGAAATCGACGATGCCACCAGGCCGCCCAATCGCTGCAGGCGCCGGTCTTCTTCGATCGCGGCATCCCGAATGCCTGGCCTGGATGTTGCCGAAGGTCGCGGTCGAGGAGCGGGTGGCGTTCGTGCTCGCGAAGGTTCAGGGCTAGAGGCGTCAAGAAAGGTCCCCCCAGCGATGCGCGAGTTCATCGACTTCGTCAGCGCCAGTGCGGATACCACGGCGGACACGGAAGCCATTGCGGCCGCAGCCGCGTGCCTGGACCGCTTCACCGCGGCATTCAACGCTCGCGACCTGGCCGGCATGGATCGGGAATTGCACTTTCCCCACGTGATGCTGTCCGGCGCGGAGCACCTGGTGTGGGACCGCCCGGGACAGCACCCGGCGAACCTGTTCTCCGCGCTGGAGGGCACCGGCTGGGCCTGCACTCGATACGAAGAGAAGCTTGCGATCCTTGCTTCGGCCGACAAGGTCCACTTCGCGCTGCGCTACACGCGCAGGGACAAGGCAGGAAGCGTCCTCAGCGAGCACCGCAATGTGTGGATCGTGACCCGGGTCGCAGGCAAGTGGGGCATCGCATTGCGGTCATACTGATCGCATGTCCTGGATGAACAGCGCAGGCGCCCTCGCACTCATCGCCGGTGGAACGTTGACCGCCGTCGCAGCCGTTGCGCACCTGGCCTGCATCGGGATCGGAGCGCGCGCCTACCGCTTCATGGGCGCCGGCGAGCGCATGGCTCGCGCGGCCGAGGCGGGCAAGGTCCGGCCTACCCTGGTGACCTTGGCCATCGCGGCCGTCCTTTTTGCCTGGGCGATCTATGCCTTCTCGGGCGCGGGTGTCATCGGCTCGCTGCCGCTCACGGCTTTCGTGCTGCCTGCGGTCGGTGCCGTCTACCTCGCTCGCGCCATCGGCTTCCCGCTCCTCAAGCCGCGGTTTCCGGAGAACTCCACGGCCTTTTGGTTGTGGTCCTCGGGCATCTGCCTGGTGCTCGGCCTGCTCTTTGCAGTCGGCAGCATCCTCGGGGCCTGAGCAGGCGATCCCCCAGCGCGCGCAGAATCGTCTTGCTGCGATCAGGAGGGCAACCGCAATGAAAGTGAAGCGCCTGGGCTGGATGGGCACGCGGACACGCGAGTTCGACCGGATGAACGCGTTCTACCGCGACGTCCTCGGCCTGGACGTCCTGTCCGTCGATGCTTCCTCCGGCCGGTTCCAGTTGCAGGACGGGACCGAAGTCCATGTCTACGGCCCCCTGGACCCGCATCACGACTTCTTCGCCGAGGGGCCCGTCGTCGCCTTCGAGGTCGACGACTTCGCCGCTGCCCGCGCTCGCTTGCTCGCCGCGGGCATCGCGTTCATCTACCCGGAGCCGCAGTGCGCGGCCGGCAGGATCTGGCAGCACTTCCGGGCCCCGGACGGGAACGTCTACGAGCTCATAGGGGACGCTCAGGCGATCCCCACCGTCAGCGCGATCACATAGCCGGCCGACGCGCTGCCCGTGATCTCCGGCGTCTCCAGCGTCGCGCCATCGGCGAACACCATGTCGGTCGCCAGCGAGACGCGGGCGAGGTTGCTCGTGCTGCCCGTGTAGCGCGAATCCGCGTAGACGGCGGCGCACGCCGCGGCGGGCAGCGCGATCTGCGAGGTCTTGCTGTCGTTGCTGCCGCTGGTGGCGCGCGCCAGGCTGCTGAACACCTCGAAGTGGATGTGCGGCCAGCGGCCGTCGTAGCAGGCCGGGAAGATGCTGGTGAAGGTGGCTTCGCCGTTGGCGTCGGTCACTTGCATGCCGCGCAGGTAGTTCTGGCTGGTGGCGCCCGACGAATAGAGCGAGTAGCGCCCCAGCTGGTCGCAATGCCACAGGTAGATCGCATGGTTTTCCAGCGACACGCAAGACCCGGACACGCTCACCAGCTTCAGCTTGATCGTGAG
Encoded proteins:
- a CDS encoding thiamine pyrophosphate-requiring protein, which translates into the protein MAKPTVTDQVLQRLHAWGVRRVFGYPGDGINGFLGALDRAQGQMEFIQARHEELAAFMACAHAKFTGEVGVCMATSGPGAIHLLNGLYDAKADHMPVLAIVGQSARSAIGGDYQQEVDLQSLFKDVAHEYVHTCMVPEQVRHLVDRAMRIAHEHRTVVCLIFPNDVQELPAVEQPPREHNTVHTGIGRTFRATVPAVDDLQAAADLLNAGGKVAILAGAGALHATDELIQVAELLGAGAAKALLGKAALPDDLPWVTGSIGLLGTQPSWELMTQCDTLLMVGTAFPYSEFLPEEGKARAVQIDRDARMVGLRYPTDVNLVGDSRATLQALIPLLKRKDDRAWQQSVEESVRKWWAVMEARAQDDATPLNPQRFFWELSPRLPDNCILSCDSGTSAFWYARDLKMRRGMMASLSGGLATMGPSVPYALAAKLAYPDRPVLGISGDGAMQMIGINGLITISERWKDWADKRLVIVVLNNNDLNMVTWEQRVLAGERRFDASQLLPAFPYADYARSLGMGGIKVESTGQIVPAIEQAWASDRPVLLQVVADPDVPPMPPHVSAKQVKHFMKALLQRDPESMKIIRETAREWWEGVKK
- a CDS encoding RcnB family protein, whose protein sequence is MQSKKIVCLVAAAAMGFGSLSFAQGHDRDNRDRDNHDRGRQDQRHDDRHDQGRDRNDHYYYGARGPEWHRGGHVPAQYRDRQYVVDNWHAHHLAPPPRGYHWVQVGNDYVLAAIATGIIAQLILGNS
- a CDS encoding GNAT family N-acetyltransferase, producing the protein MPEFTLRRATAADADVLAAFNIAMAHETEGKRLLPAVIGAGVRRMLAEPALGFYLVAQAQGEVVGGLMVTTELSDWRNGRFWWIQSVYVQPAWRRRGVFRALYAHLGELATREPDVCGFRLYVERENANAQATYRSLGMEGTDYLLFEQLKAGVVYLEGQAVKG
- a CDS encoding GNAT family N-acetyltransferase, with the translated sequence MQDVDVLAAAAGLRLRPFAGAEDFPRMVVAANACFAADGLDIIRTVEDMARDYAALRDSDPARDVVMAERGGELVGYARSMHWTQPDGVMLFGQLGFVPPAQRRSGIGRALLAWLEQRQRTVAAAHPRASGFAHHSFVTQGETARAQLLRRAGYAPVRQFLAMVRPDLEAIPDFPLPPGLEVRAVQPEHHRAIWDAHMEALRGVWGFRGPMPGDYETWLTLPTFQPHLWQIAWDTQTGEVAGQVKTFIDAEYNRKFGRQRGWTEFISVGERWRRRGLARALVVRALRAQRDAGMRDSELGVDSENADGASRIYADCGFREVKRNTAYRKPFIL
- a CDS encoding SGNH/GDSL hydrolase family protein, translated to MRTTLLPALAASIALLLASCGGGSVDSQLDPTRIIVFGDGFADIGQAGGRYTINDGTVNNWTLTLAGEYGNALATSASGGLSYATGNARVNTLPDAAGSSGHPTVKQQVDTFLASGAPTDTDLVVLAAGTGDVIAEAQAYFSGSETQAQMLANLAQAGVDLGTQVRRLLAAGAEHIVVVGPYDLGKSAWAVQLDQASLLESASTQFNSQFLVSVADLGENVLYVDAAYYFNLVVASPTTYSLDNATGVVCTSVDSGAGIGTGISQVNSSLCTSDTLASGIDPSVYLFADRIYFTPVAQRLFGEYAYGRIRDRW
- the gspD gene encoding type II secretion system secretin GspD, with product MRFLKSRLAAALLLAAAPLHAAEPVTLNLVDADIAGAARTLATITHRNIVVDPRVKGTITLATDSPVPPAVAFDQFVATLRAAGYAVVDAGGLLKIVPEAEARLQAGPVAVEGGAGGSQIATQIFRLNYESAANLVPVLRPLISPNNTVNINAGSNALVITDYADNLQRLGRIIAALDVPHATGVEVIRLQHALAPDLAPVVQKLLDAAGDGAGLPAQGQQAADGLARSTVVAEPRSNALLARAANPARLALLRTLVGELDQPDAGAATGNIHVVYLRNAEAARLATVLRAALASSAGTGAAASTQAASSSPAPTSASSASSASTSSSSGSSTASTTAVQAAAQPSTGGQIQADPATNALIISAPDPQYRQLRAVIDQLDGRRAQVLVESVIVEVEADKAAEFSVQWQNLLGTKSSSVVGYVGTNYGTGGTNIISLNMTDGSTLPSTGFNFGIGKKVGDTYLLGLLARFFESTGDSNVLSTPSLLTLDNEEAKIVVGQNVPFVTGTYTTNSTSSSNPFQTVERKDVGLTLRVRPQISENGTIRMTVYQEVSSVDASTTSNSNGPTTNKRTIESTVLVEDGGIVVLGGLLQDQFAGSQEKVPGLSSVPVLGNLFRAETRSRKKTNLMVFLRPVVVRDAAQARALSLDRYDMMRAQQQGAQPVPSKLTPVEGAPVLP
- a CDS encoding VOC family protein codes for the protein MKVKRLGWMGTRTREFDRMNAFYRDVLGLDVLSVDASSGRFQLQDGTEVHVYGPLDPHHDFFAEGPVVAFEVDDFAAARARLLAAGIAFIYPEPQCAAGRIWQHFRAPDGNVYELIGDAQAIPTVSAIT
- a CDS encoding intradiol ring-cleavage dioxygenase, which translates into the protein MDGHEHGHSLADDLAQLQGRRKALAWIGSGALTVLAACGGGGGGSGSDDSEGVSSNTTTTSTSSSSTATLDSCSVIPSETEGPYPADGTNGPNALTQSGIVRSNIVSSFGSYSGAADGVPLTIKLKLVSVSGSCVSLENHAIYLWHCDQLGRYSLYSSGATSQNYLRGMQVTDANGEATFTSIFPACYDGRWPHIHFEVFSSLARATSGSNDSKTSQIALPAAACAAVYADSRYTGSTSNLARVSLATDMVFADGATLETPEITGSASAGYVIALTVGIA